From the genome of Candidatus Eremiobacteraceae bacterium, one region includes:
- a CDS encoding helix-turn-helix domain-containing protein, which produces MSEQSGGGSSDFCPRFHHAIELIGKRWTGAVLRALLRGPRRFNELLSAIPDLSDRLLAERLRELESEEIVSRHVDPGPPVRVAYELTASGKELETALRCVGEWAERWVAPPKRKRTA; this is translated from the coding sequence ATGAGCGAACAATCGGGCGGCGGGTCGAGCGATTTCTGCCCACGCTTCCACCACGCCATCGAACTGATCGGCAAGCGCTGGACCGGTGCGGTTCTCCGCGCGCTCTTGCGCGGTCCGCGCCGATTCAACGAGCTGCTCAGCGCGATTCCCGATCTTTCGGATCGACTGCTCGCCGAACGGCTGCGCGAACTCGAGAGCGAAGAAATCGTCTCGCGTCACGTCGACCCCGGTCCTCCGGTGCGCGTGGCATACGAATTGACCGCGTCCGGCAAGGAATTGGAGACAGCCCTTCGTTGTGTCGGCGAGTGGGCCGAGCGTTGGGTCGCGCCGCCGAAACGAAAACGCACAGCCTAG
- a CDS encoding branched-chain amino acid ABC transporter substrate-binding protein, translating into MTRLTSSGRRASIIAIAALAVATGACAHAGSASNASQPGIIKIGVSLPITGVDASDGVPAAEAVKLAVADANARGLVPGFTLQAEVLDDSVNGLHNAKRGGENFQRLNDDTAVLGVIGPLNSDVALTEIPLSNEDGLALVSPANTSPELTKGTRALELRRAHPDQVTYFRVCTTDDIQGPAGATYEYQQLKARTAYVVDDSNTFGRGISDEWARQFTSEGGRILAHEHSTGQSADFASVAARVKAAHPDIVFFGGEAGTGGARFKIALDAAGLGGIPFASGDGIQNAEYLKLTGQDAENSYATVAAVNADALPSAGEFVRMYRAHVNAPLGAYAANSYAAAQALIAAIAQASSDDKGALPSRADVLTKLRSTQNVPTVIGSFSFDENGDTSEHIISIYKARAGKWAFLYQRDFASGP; encoded by the coding sequence ATGACTCGTTTAACCAGTTCGGGGCGCCGCGCGTCCATCATCGCCATCGCCGCGCTCGCTGTCGCGACCGGCGCTTGCGCGCACGCAGGCTCGGCAAGCAATGCAAGCCAGCCGGGCATCATCAAGATCGGCGTCAGTCTGCCCATCACGGGCGTTGACGCCTCCGACGGTGTGCCCGCTGCCGAAGCCGTCAAGCTCGCGGTGGCCGATGCCAATGCACGCGGTCTCGTGCCTGGTTTTACGCTGCAGGCCGAAGTGCTCGACGACTCAGTCAACGGCTTGCACAACGCCAAGCGCGGTGGAGAGAATTTTCAGCGCCTCAACGACGATACCGCAGTGCTCGGCGTGATTGGTCCCCTGAACAGCGACGTTGCGCTCACCGAAATACCTCTGTCCAATGAGGACGGTCTAGCGCTCGTCAGTCCGGCGAATACGAGTCCCGAACTCACCAAGGGCACGCGTGCGCTCGAATTACGCCGCGCGCACCCGGATCAAGTGACGTACTTCCGCGTCTGCACGACAGACGACATTCAGGGACCCGCCGGTGCGACCTACGAATATCAGCAGTTGAAAGCGCGCACGGCCTATGTGGTGGATGATTCCAACACGTTCGGGCGCGGCATCTCCGACGAATGGGCGCGTCAGTTCACGAGCGAGGGTGGCCGAATTCTCGCGCACGAGCATTCCACCGGCCAGAGCGCCGACTTCGCATCGGTCGCGGCGCGCGTCAAAGCCGCGCATCCCGATATCGTCTTTTTCGGCGGCGAAGCCGGCACGGGCGGCGCAAGATTCAAGATCGCGCTCGATGCCGCCGGTCTCGGGGGCATTCCGTTCGCGTCCGGCGACGGCATCCAGAACGCCGAATATCTCAAGCTCACCGGCCAGGACGCTGAGAACAGCTATGCGACGGTCGCAGCGGTGAATGCCGATGCGCTGCCGTCAGCCGGAGAATTCGTGCGCATGTATCGCGCTCACGTGAACGCGCCGCTCGGCGCGTACGCCGCGAACTCGTACGCCGCCGCGCAAGCGCTCATCGCCGCGATCGCGCAAGCGAGCTCGGATGATAAGGGTGCGCTTCCGTCGCGGGCCGACGTGCTGACGAAATTACGCAGCACTCAGAATGTGCCCACGGTGATCGGCTCCTTCTCGTTCGACGAGAACGGCGATACGAGCGAGCATATCATCTCGATCTATAAGGCGCGCGCCGGCAAGTGGGCCTTCCTTTACCAACGGGATTTCGCGTCGGGCCCCTAA
- a CDS encoding dihydrofolate reductase family protein → MRKLIYSMNTSLDLFVEDRDGEFKWSTPDVEIHKHYNALFATMRTHLYGRRLWEVMAEYWPTAASDPECTRETLEFARFWNAAEHIVFSRSLQKVEHGARLVRDNAVEEVKKLKSGEGTDMYVGGPDLASTFIEAGLVDEIHAYVSPVAIGGGKPFLPGLKTPLELTLAGIQTFASGVVQLRYVPRIK, encoded by the coding sequence ATGCGCAAACTGATCTATTCCATGAACACGTCGCTCGATCTGTTCGTCGAGGACCGCGATGGCGAGTTCAAGTGGTCGACGCCTGACGTCGAAATACACAAGCACTACAATGCGCTGTTCGCTACGATGAGAACTCACCTCTACGGGCGACGCTTATGGGAAGTCATGGCGGAGTACTGGCCCACGGCGGCGTCCGACCCTGAATGCACACGAGAGACGCTTGAGTTCGCGCGGTTCTGGAACGCCGCCGAGCATATCGTCTTCTCGCGGTCGCTGCAAAAGGTCGAACACGGCGCCCGACTTGTTCGCGATAACGCCGTAGAGGAAGTGAAAAAGCTGAAATCCGGCGAGGGGACGGACATGTATGTCGGAGGCCCCGACCTTGCCTCAACGTTTATCGAGGCGGGCCTCGTCGATGAGATCCATGCTTACGTCAGTCCGGTCGCCATCGGCGGCGGCAAGCCGTTTCTTCCCGGCCTCAAGACGCCGCTCGAGCTGACGCTGGCTGGTATCCAGACGTTTGCAAGCGGGGTCGTGCAGCTCCGCTACGTTCCGCGGATCAAATGA
- a CDS encoding TMEM175 family protein: MQSSRGDQEHILHRLEAFSDIVIALTLSGLAFYLQLPKSVQDVVSHPAPYIAFLASFAIVRSVWWMHNRLFAYFFYADALSIVLNFMLLASVVMLGVALQIFFKFADEAQSVVTYAGCLGLVFGLMSVLFAKGLRDNRIVQPADIRREGLGRARRCGIVCVVMLASLWALPYGAEAVEYCWLAALPLITLTRWSERRKSA; this comes from the coding sequence ATGCAATCGTCTCGGGGCGATCAGGAACACATACTTCACCGCCTCGAAGCATTCAGCGACATCGTGATCGCATTGACGCTGTCCGGTCTTGCGTTTTATCTGCAATTGCCGAAGTCCGTCCAAGATGTGGTCTCGCATCCTGCTCCCTACATCGCGTTCCTCGCAAGTTTCGCGATCGTACGCTCCGTCTGGTGGATGCATAATCGGCTGTTCGCATATTTCTTCTATGCCGACGCGCTTTCGATCGTGCTGAACTTCATGCTCCTCGCGTCAGTCGTCATGCTCGGCGTGGCGCTGCAGATATTCTTCAAGTTCGCCGACGAGGCGCAATCGGTCGTGACATATGCGGGATGTCTAGGCCTCGTGTTTGGCCTGATGAGCGTGCTCTTCGCAAAGGGCCTTAGAGACAACCGCATCGTCCAACCCGCAGACATCCGGCGCGAAGGATTGGGGCGCGCGCGCCGATGCGGCATCGTGTGCGTGGTCATGCTGGCGTCGCTCTGGGCGCTCCCGTATGGAGCCGAGGCGGTGGAGTATTGCTGGCTTGCCGCCCTACCACTCATCACGCTCACGCGATGGTCGGAACGGCGAAAGTCTGCCTAG
- a CDS encoding ion channel — protein MDALYIVLGALLVIWVLADIFFAVLVPRPVSVSARLSVIYVRSLWPYWRSIGLSMRNMDRRDSFLGMFAPFVLITLLALWETCNIVGFGLIDYGMRAQIKPAIDSFSEAVYFAGTAFTTIGFGDFVATTLAARLTSIVAGALGLGIVAVVLTFLFSIISSFQRREVRVAITDARAGAPPSGVAFLVTYAELDIRSHMSESFAEMQKWIAEILDSHLSYPILFYFRSTHDNASWIGALGAMLDAATLLLTTVDGESTGQAALLIELGTHATHDFADFFGMPLKGAAGVERREYDDARARLEAAGYTLRDAERSWKEFCDVRKRYSEPLNNIARYWAIPPAQWIGDRSSVRHHS, from the coding sequence ATGGACGCTCTCTACATCGTCTTGGGTGCCCTGCTCGTGATCTGGGTGCTAGCGGACATCTTCTTCGCCGTGCTCGTGCCTCGGCCGGTCAGCGTGAGCGCGCGGCTCAGCGTGATCTATGTGCGCTCGCTCTGGCCCTACTGGCGGTCGATCGGCCTCTCGATGCGCAACATGGATCGGCGCGACAGTTTCTTGGGAATGTTCGCGCCGTTTGTGCTCATCACGCTCCTCGCGCTCTGGGAGACATGCAATATCGTCGGCTTTGGATTGATCGACTACGGCATGCGCGCGCAGATCAAGCCGGCCATCGATAGTTTCAGCGAAGCGGTGTACTTCGCGGGAACCGCTTTCACGACGATCGGTTTCGGAGACTTTGTCGCCACGACGCTTGCCGCGCGTTTGACATCGATCGTCGCGGGCGCTCTTGGGCTCGGCATCGTCGCTGTCGTGCTGACCTTCTTGTTCTCGATCATCTCATCGTTTCAGCGACGCGAGGTGCGGGTTGCGATCACGGACGCCCGCGCGGGCGCTCCGCCATCGGGCGTCGCGTTTCTCGTGACCTACGCCGAACTCGACATCCGGTCGCATATGAGCGAGAGTTTTGCCGAAATGCAGAAATGGATCGCGGAGATCCTCGATTCACACTTGTCGTATCCCATTTTGTTCTACTTCCGCTCAACGCACGACAACGCGTCGTGGATCGGCGCACTCGGCGCCATGCTCGACGCTGCCACATTGTTGCTCACCACGGTGGATGGGGAGTCGACCGGCCAGGCTGCGCTGCTCATCGAGCTCGGCACGCACGCGACCCACGATTTCGCTGACTTCTTCGGCATGCCGCTCAAGGGGGCGGCAGGCGTCGAACGACGAGAGTACGACGACGCCCGCGCTCGATTAGAAGCGGCGGGCTATACGCTTCGCGATGCCGAGCGGTCCTGGAAGGAGTTCTGCGACGTGCGCAAACGGTATTCGGAGCCGCTCAACAACATCGCGCGTTACTGGGCTATACCGCCGGCGCAATGGATCGGCGATCGAAGCAGCGTTCGCCACCATTCGTAG
- a CDS encoding peptidylprolyl isomerase — protein MPTHAPPTPEESAAIYAEAKNLAVRIKTKRGDIVFEFFPDDAPSTVAAFVKLARAGFYNGLTFHRVEPGFVIQGGCPRGDGTGDAGYKLKAEFNDRQHVLGTVAMARAASPNSAGSQFYICLGDAKFLDKQYTVFGRVTQGIDAVKAIQVGDVMESVVVESKA, from the coding sequence ATGCCAACTCACGCGCCACCGACACCCGAGGAATCGGCAGCAATCTACGCCGAGGCGAAAAACCTCGCGGTCCGTATCAAGACGAAGCGCGGCGACATCGTCTTCGAGTTTTTTCCCGATGATGCGCCGAGCACAGTCGCGGCGTTTGTCAAGCTCGCGCGCGCCGGGTTTTACAACGGCCTGACGTTTCACCGCGTCGAGCCCGGCTTTGTCATCCAGGGCGGCTGTCCGCGCGGTGACGGAACGGGCGACGCCGGATACAAGCTCAAAGCAGAATTCAACGATCGTCAGCATGTGCTCGGCACCGTCGCGATGGCGCGCGCCGCGAGTCCGAACTCAGCGGGATCACAATTCTACATCTGTCTGGGAGATGCCAAGTTCCTCGACAAGCAGTACACCGTCTTCGGCCGTGTGACGCAGGGCATAGACGCAGTCAAAGCGATTCAGGTCGGCGATGTAATGGAATCAGTGGTCGTCGAGTCAAAGGCATAG
- a CDS encoding VOC family protein has protein sequence MAQTATKIKGIDATYYLAKDVPRAKKFYTELLGFEPTMTFGEAGAEWTFPGGESFGLYKPSDSPWHEGSGVLFATDDIKATIAMCKAHGVELEDDGQLEDTPVCFMAFGKDTEGNRFILHQRK, from the coding sequence ATGGCGCAGACCGCGACGAAGATCAAAGGCATCGATGCCACCTATTACCTCGCGAAAGATGTGCCTCGCGCCAAGAAGTTCTACACGGAACTTCTCGGATTCGAGCCGACCATGACGTTTGGCGAAGCGGGCGCCGAGTGGACTTTCCCCGGCGGCGAATCATTCGGATTGTACAAGCCGTCCGATTCGCCGTGGCACGAAGGAAGCGGCGTGCTGTTCGCAACGGATGACATCAAGGCGACGATCGCCATGTGCAAGGCCCACGGCGTCGAACTCGAGGACGACGGTCAGCTTGAAGATACGCCAGTCTGCTTCATGGCGTTTGGCAAGGACACTGAGGGCAACAGATTCATCCTCCACCAACGCAAATGA
- a CDS encoding pirin family protein, whose amino-acid sequence MRAPTKTFDIQRSSDRYFADHGWLRTYHSFSFADYHDPANVNWGALRVFNDDHVAAGEGFPTHPHRDMEIVTYVLDGNLEHKDSMGNHGVVGPGGVQYMSAGTGVRHSEFNHSSASELHFVQMWVVPDRAGRVPAYGQRDFTLADRFDRWLDIAGGASLPDAAIRLGQDAALRVAHIEKATLEHRFAAGRLGFLFVAGGAIDANGARLMQGDAVRIGAVDRLTLGGSGEIVLWDLPAL is encoded by the coding sequence TTGCGCGCGCCGACAAAGACATTCGACATTCAGCGTTCCAGCGACCGCTACTTCGCCGATCATGGCTGGTTGCGGACGTACCACTCCTTCAGCTTCGCCGACTATCACGATCCGGCGAACGTCAATTGGGGAGCGTTGCGGGTCTTCAACGATGACCACGTCGCGGCGGGCGAGGGTTTTCCCACCCACCCGCACCGCGACATGGAGATCGTCACGTACGTGCTGGACGGAAATCTCGAGCACAAGGACAGCATGGGCAACCATGGCGTCGTCGGACCAGGCGGCGTTCAGTATATGAGCGCCGGTACCGGCGTGCGGCATTCGGAATTCAATCACTCGAGCGCGTCGGAGCTGCATTTCGTACAGATGTGGGTCGTGCCGGACCGCGCCGGACGGGTGCCCGCGTATGGGCAGCGCGATTTCACGCTCGCAGATCGATTCGACCGCTGGCTCGATATCGCCGGCGGAGCATCTCTGCCGGATGCCGCGATTCGGTTGGGGCAAGACGCCGCGCTTCGCGTCGCGCACATCGAGAAAGCGACTTTGGAGCATCGGTTCGCAGCAGGCCGGCTCGGATTCTTGTTCGTCGCCGGCGGCGCGATCGATGCGAACGGCGCTCGGCTCATGCAAGGCGACGCGGTCAGAATCGGCGCCGTGGATCGTCTCACCTTGGGCGGGTCTGGCGAAATCGTGCTCTGGGATCTGCCGGCGCTCTAG